The Nomia melanderi isolate GNS246 chromosome 6, iyNomMela1, whole genome shotgun sequence genomic sequence ACGCTAATTGTTTCGATTcgtcttttattatatttgtatggTCGTTCTACTTGTTAACTCATTAGTGTTCTCTGCCCTGTTTTAACAAcatattcgattgaattttttctTACCATTGTGATTGTTCCAACTATCACCGGGAAATTAAGATAGAGATATCGTAAATCGTTAATGGTCTAGTAAATAAATTAGACGATGTAATTGAACATCGCGCCAGCGCCATCATAATGTCGTTGGAAAAAACACGTAGGTATCAGTAAGTGGCGCTATCTGTCATTTACCGATCGCAACAAGGCGTCaaacaattttgaaattgatCGGAAAAACTccgtaaatataaacaatatggCAGACAAGGCAGATACAACAATGTACGTGAAAAACAGAAGCTAATGAATCAATACTTCAACTATGCGCCGTCGCAACATTCCTCTATGCGATTAGGCGTTTAGCCATCACGATTGTATTGCTAAAAAATCTTACCCTTAAAAATATGTCGACTGAAAAGGTAGGTTATGTGTTAATAAAATTGctacaaagaaatatttctcacctttcttattaaattatcataagtggtaaaattatgaaattatactcTATGCCTGCGTCTGATAAACTTCGAATACAAAGGAAAGACATTCATTTGACACTAGCATTTATTAAGCTGTCAAATGTTTAATCACAGGTTCTATATCAGTTGTATCAACCGCATGGTTCTGGTACAGTATTTATCTCTTGGCGGCCTGGTAATAGCACACATTTAGCAACCACTGGTTATGATTCTTCGGTTGCTATTTTTGATAGACAAGGTAACTTGCAAGAACGTATTCAGATATCTGGTCTATGTACTGGATTTGGATGGGACTCTGATGGAGATCTGTTAGCTGTTATATCACAAAATTCTACCACTATCATATTATGGGATGCAACAACAGGAAAGAGATCACAAATAGATGCTGGTGTAAGGGATACCCTAACATGTATAATGTGGGCAAAAAGGACCTGCTTATTAGCTGTAGGGACACAAAAGGGGAACCTGGTTCTTTATGATCACATAAATGCCAAGTATGCATAATTTTCTGATTCTTGGAACATTATTACTTATTGCTTAGGAAGTAGACACAttaagttattaattaattaattaatagacGAACTCCAATTCTGGGAAAACATAAAAGACGTATAACATGCGGTGCTTGGTCTTATGAAGGACTTCTAGCTCTTGCCAGTGAAGATAAGGTTTTAACTATTAGTACAAGTGATGGAGATACACGCCGTGAAATTCCTCTCCAAGGTGATCCATCAGACATTCAGTTTAATGAAATGAAGATGGATCATAGAATTGGGGGTGAAAATACGGTACTATCCTATCTTAACTTAATACACAGAATACAGCTATACGTATACAAGATATTAATCTGTTATCATTTATTAGGTGTCTCTTGTCATTAGTAAGACCACtttattcttatataatatttcggATCCAGAAAACCCCATTGAATTGGCTTTTCAAAAACGCTATGGTCCTATTGTTACATATAAATGGTAAAGTTATACACAATGGATCAATATAAATGATGCTGTACCTCTTTACAAATAAGCTGTTTTTAGGTATGGGGACGGTTATATCTTAGTTGGCTTCGAAACTGGATATTTCACAGCAATATCTACACACATTAAAGAAGTGGGTCAAGAACTATTTCAAGTTAAGAATTATAAAGATTCATTAACAGATTTAACAATAAGTCAAGCAGTAGGAAAAATTGTAACATGTGGTGGAAACATTATAAAGATACATAGTCTACAAAATTtagaagaaactgaaaagttAATTACAGTGAGCAATGAAACAGGAATTAGCAAGGTTGAATGGTCTACTGATGGATCCATGATAGCAGCTGTTACTTATACTGGAAATGTATTAGtctatttaatacaaattcCAAAATTATTCAGTGTTTGTGGAAATAAGATTGCTTTGCTTACCAGTTTAACTGAAGTAGCAGTGCATCTTTACACATTAGATAAGGTaggtatacatatatgtgtacaCATATTATAAAGTGTAGGCTGTACACAAGATATAGATGTATACAAATCTGCTCAACAGGAAAAGCCAGAACCTGtaataattaacactataaTAGAACCATCAGTATTAGCAATAGGTCCAATGCATGTAGCAGTTGGTTTAAATAATAGAGCACTGTTTTGGGACATATCTGAAACACCATATGATACTACAGTGCACTTTGAAAGGGATTATCTTGCAACTATCGATAGCATACGATTAAACGAAACCtacgtttcagttttatttgatGGGAAATTGCAGTTGCATTCGGTAACAAGTACACTAAGTCAAATATAAGTTTACTACTACAGGTTGCTAATAGATGGAACACGTGGTAACGCATTGTTATTATAGATTAAAGTTGACCAATCGCTAACCAAGGAGAGGAAAGACACAAAAATGTTCCCAGATTTAAATACCTCAGATTGCAGAATAACGTGCCATGCCCTTAGTTCGGATTTCTTGGTTTATGCCAATGATGTGAGTTACATAACACTAATTTAAATGAACTACTAAAAAACATGCAGGCTTAAATGTTGTGAACttggatttattatttattcagatGGGTCATATAGTTTACTTTTGCTTGGAACTTTTTAATCAATGTACCGAGCATCTACACAGCAATGGtataaaggaaatatatttaGATGCAAATGGAACACAATTGTGTTTTATAGATAACAAATCCGATGCTTATATGTACAATCCTATGCACGAGATTGTTTTACAAATTCCCGATTGTCCGGATTACATAGAGGGAATATTATGGgatcaaaatattttagaacGCAATATATTCActgtatacaataaaaatatcattataacgtatatattcataaaatattttatcgaaggTGAGTTCCTAATAAAGAGTTTAATATAAgtactttaaaaaatgttcttaaaccattttttatataggtacaaaaattgaaaagataaaTTCGACAAAGCTACTGTCCGATGCATTACCATTATTAATGTATTCTGGTGAATTGACGTTAAGTTCAATAAGCaacaaattaattcaaattacgTTGTCCTCTCACGAAGACGCGGGAAATATCGTAGAATCGGAAAAGCTGAAACAAATTTTAGAGAATCAAATTTTATGCAGaaggtaaaaattttatttgttcaattttatttgaacaaaatCAAAATGCTGCTTATGCTTCAGATTTCAACAAGCATGGAATACTTGCGAGAAGATCAACGAGAAAGACTCTTGGCTGAAATTAGGAGAGAGCTCAATTgcaaatttgaatattgattttggtaaatatccctatgaaacttataaatttgatcgatgtttaattACTGAACAGTTATTTTGACCCGTAGCAATACGTGTTTATCGGCATATAGAAGACGCCTCGATGGTATGGGCATtacaaaatatggaaaatatagaTGAACTGTCATTACTGTCTGGCCATGCGTGTATTTTACTTGGCGATTATAATCAAGCAGAAAAATTTTTCTTACAATCTTCGGAACCAGTGCAAGCGCTATATTTAAGAAGGGATTTAATGCAATGGGAACAAGCACTGAACTTAGCACAGAGACTAAAAGCTGATGAAATTCCTTATATTGCTAGAGAATATGCCCAACAACTGGAATTTACGTAAGAGTTTCTCGCGTATAATGTATATACTTAGTATAACTTGATTAACAAAAGCGGTTTCTACAGGGGAAATTATCCAAAAGCACTATCAAATTATGAACGTGGATTGGTAGATTCTAATGCATTAAATACAGCCGTATATAATCCACATCATCGTTTTTTGTGCCTTGCTGGTATTGCCAGAATGTCTATCAGATGCGGCGATAGTAGAAAAGGTGTGAGCATAGCGGTAGACAACGA encodes the following:
- the Oseg6 gene encoding intraflagellar transport protein Oseg6, with product MSTEKVLYQLYQPHGSGTVFISWRPGNSTHLATTGYDSSVAIFDRQGNLQERIQISGLCTGFGWDSDGDLLAVISQNSTTIILWDATTGKRSQIDAGVRDTLTCIMWAKRTCLLAVGTQKGNLVLYDHINAKRTPILGKHKRRITCGAWSYEGLLALASEDKVLTISTSDGDTRREIPLQGDPSDIQFNEMKMDHRIGGENTVSLVISKTTLFLYNISDPENPIELAFQKRYGPIVTYKWYGDGYILVGFETGYFTAISTHIKEVGQELFQVKNYKDSLTDLTISQAVGKIVTCGGNIIKIHSLQNLEETEKLITVSNETGISKVEWSTDGSMIAAVTYTGNVLVYLIQIPKLFSVCGNKIALLTSLTEVAVHLYTLDKEKPEPVIINTIIEPSVLAIGPMHVAVGLNNRALFWDISETPYDTTVHFERDYLATIDSIRLNETYVSVLFDGKLQLHSIKVDQSLTKERKDTKMFPDLNTSDCRITCHALSSDFLVYANDMGHIVYFCLELFNQCTEHLHSNGIKEIYLDANGTQLCFIDNKSDAYMYNPMHEIVLQIPDCPDYIEGILWDQNILERNIFTVYNKNIIITYIFIKYFIEGTKIEKINSTKLLSDALPLLMYSGELTLSSISNKLIQITLSSHEDAGNIVESEKLKQILENQILCRRFQQAWNTCEKINEKDSWLKLGESSIANLNIDFAIRVYRHIEDASMVWALQNMENIDELSLLSGHACILLGDYNQAEKFFLQSSEPVQALYLRRDLMQWEQALNLAQRLKADEIPYIAREYAQQLEFTGNYPKALSNYERGLVDSNALNTAVYNPHHRFLCLAGIARMSIRCGDSRKGVSIAVDNESSRQLRKECAEILESMKQFNEAALLYEKAEYFDKAASAYIKLKNWQKVGQLLPQISSAKINIQYAKAKESEGKYEEAAKAYETAKDFENIIRINLDHLNNPARSVEIVQQTKSVEGAKMVAKYFQKMNDYNSAIKFLILSNCHDEAFQLANQHGKMELYGEILINTIDDDNARKEDFRSLAMHFESQKNNLLAGKYYFHAKEYQKALRHLLKAAQLMTDENEVLTLAIDTVASSKDDKLANQLIDFLLGGDGLPKDPKYLFRLYMARKQYRDAAKTAIIIANEEQINGNYRNAHDVLFSMYQELKRNKITIPLEMQNNLRLLHSYILVRLHVKKSDHLRGARMLIRVANNISKFPSHIVPILTSTVIECQRAGLKNAAFNFAAMLMRPEYRNQIDAKYSKKIEAIVRKPPKSKDNEIEDEPSTPCPYCKSKLPETEITCDKCKNTIPFCIATGRHIVEHDFTTCPQCDFPAIKSEFLRIIETEGVCPMCTEKVDVNMVSSTLNIRPYLDFQDEKASA